From the genome of Tolypothrix sp. NIES-4075:
GTTACAGTTGGCTGACCGGTAATACTTACCCCAGCAGCACCACCTGCGTTTCCTCCTTCTGTTGCACCTTGGGTGACAAGATACGATCCCGGACGATTCACTTCACCAACTACTGCTACCGTGCGCGGTCTGGTGGGGTCTGCGGCAAAGTTAGCTGCTGATAAATTGCGTGCTTCTGCCAAGTCGAGTCTGGCTGCTGTTGGCACAACAATCGTATCTCCATCCCGCAAGGTAATATCTTGTGATAACCTGCCTGTTCGGATGAGTTCTTTCAAATTGATTGTGACTACTTGCTCTCGACCGGTGCGTCCTAGCTTGCGCCGTAATTGTACTTGAGTTATATCCGCATTACTGAGTGTCCCCTGAGCGGTTGTAATTGCGGCTAATACGGTTGGGTATTGCACGCCAGGATCGTTACCTGCGCCTCCTTGCAAGCTGAGAGAGTAAGCGCCCGGACGTGACACTTCTCCGGCGACGATAACGTTTATCGGACGAGGTGATAAAAGATTGACTGAGATTAGGGGACGTTTGAGAAAGCGAGCATATCTTCTGGCAATTTCGTCAGATGCTTGTTCGGTTGTTAGCCCTTGAACGGCGACGCTGCCAATCAAAGGTAGGTTAATCGCGCCTCCAGGAGGTATTTGGTATTCGCCCGTATATTCTGGCACTTCAAACACGTTAACCCGGATGCGATCGCCTCCTCCTAAGGTGTAATTTGCATCGAGTTGTGTGGTAGCTGCTCTCGGTTGCCTTTGAGCTTGGCTAACATTCGGCAAAGCCACAGTGACAGCCATTAACAACGCTACACCTGCAACTGACTGGGTGAAGAATTTCAACATACCTGTATTAAGCATACTTAGCTGATACCACCATGAATAAAGTGCTGTCTTAACATTTTTATCTTGACTATACGTAAGTATTCAAGTTCCCCAACATTCTTATTTTCAGAAAAAAGCTTCATTTTCCGGAGGCTAATTGTTGATTTGATTTGAATTTTTGGTAAAGTTAACTTAAAGTTTTATTAGGCAAATTTTCGATAAGGAATAAATCCAATTTAGGCAAGCATCAAATTTTATTTTATTGATTATATACTAAGATGGCGTAGCGCAAAGAACGATATTTTCAAATCTCATACAGGCTTTATAAAAGAGAACAAAAAAATTATATTTTTGAGAAAATTAATCAATTAGGTATAAAAAGACTAGCTAATTTATGAAAAAATCGAGATGAGCTGATTCCTTCAGATTCTCGACTGATTGAAGAAGTCGGGAATCTTGTTTTTGACGCTTCTATTTAGGACTGGTATATTTTCCAAATAACTTGATTATAAATAAACTCATATTAGATTTTCCAGAGCATTACAGCTTTTAGCACAGTTGCTTTCGTTATATTACTTAACCGAATGATTTTATTTTTTAACTTGTTGCATAAAAAACTCTTCTAAAGAGAGACCAGACAAGTTCATAGCAATAATCTGCCCATTCATCAAGCGGAGACTAGCAAGAAAATCATAGTAATTTTCTTGTAGTTCACCTTGCCAAGAACCGTCAGGTTCAAATTCTAGACTAGGTATCCATTTTTTGAGAACTTCCGAGTCACCACCTTGACCTTTGACACGATATGTGCTTTTAGTTCCTAAAAGTTGATTGAGGGAACCAGAACAAATTAATTGACCTTGAGAGAGAATAGCAACGCGATCGCATATTTTCTCTACTTCACTGAGAATATGGCTATTGAAAAAAATTGTCTTGCCTTTCTCTTTTAACGACAAGATAATTTCTCGCATTTGATAGCGTCCCACCGGATCGAGTCCAGACATTGGTTCATCTAAAAACACCAGTTCTGGATCGTTAATTAATGCCTGTGCCATACCCACACGCTGTAGCATTCCTTTGGAGTAGCGGCGAAGAGGTTTTTTGCGAGCATCCGTTAAAGATAAGCCCACTAATTCTACCAGTTCCGGGATGCGTTGGCGTTGCACGCTTTGAGGAATTTGGAATAGTCCGGCTGCTAGCTGCAAAAATTCCCAGCCAGTGAGATAATCATACAAATAGGCATTTTCAGGTAAATAGCCGATACGTTCTTTAACAGTGCGATCGCCTAGCGGTCTACCCAATAATAATCCTCGTCCAGCCGTGGGACGAATAACTCCCAGCAACAACTTTAAAAGCGTAGTTTTACCAGCACCATTTGGTCCCAACAAACCAAAGGTTTCTCCCTTGTAAACTTTTAAAGAACAGCTTTTGAGAGATACGACTTTTTGATTCATCCAAAAGCCGGTACGATAAACTTTTCTTAATTCGGAAGTTAACACTACTGGTGGATGGTCTGTAGTATTTAGTTGAGAATCAAAAGAAGGAGCAACAGACTTCATTTCTATTTAAATCGTGCCAGTGGCTACAGAAAAAGTATTAGAGTTCTTGCACTTATTCCGGGACAGGGGAAGGGTGAAGGGGAACAAGAGAAAGTTTTTTATTCCTTTGCCCTTTCCCCCTCTTCAAGTTCCCCTTGTTTGTTTGTCAATTATCTCAAACTAAATAGCTGATTGGCACTATAAAGCTTCTTTACGTGCCAGGTAATTTTAGCGACTTTACAAAACGCCTTTAGAACTAGGAATCATACCAGCACGACGGGTATCGATTTCTACCGCCATCCGCATTGCCCTCGCAAACGCTTTAAATGTCGCTTCAATAATGTGATGGGAATTAATGCCATCAAGTTGACGAATGTGTAACGTCATTTGGCTATGATTCACCACCGCTACAAAAAATTCCCGTACTAATTGGGTGTCGTAAGTTCCCACCCGAGTCGTAGGAATTTCTAAACCATAGCTTATGTGGGGACGCCCGGAAAAATCCAGCGCCACTTGAATTAAAGCTTCATCTAAAGGTGCGAGGAAATTACCAAAGCGGACAATGCCTTTGCGATCGCCTAATGCTTGGCTTAATGCTTGCCCTAAAGTAATACCCACATCTTCGTTGGTGTGGTGGTCATCAATTTCTAAGTCTCCCTTAGCTTGCACATCCAAGTCAATCAGTCCGTGGGAAGCTATTTGATGCAGCATGTGATCCAAAAAGGGAATTCCCGTTGCGGCATTACAAATACCTGTACCATCTAGGTTGATAGTGACTTGCACATCGGTTTCACCCGTAGTGCGGCTAACCGAGGCAATTCGAGAAGTTTTATTTGGCTGGTCGTGGTGTGAGGAAAGAAGTTGGCGTAGGACGGAGTCCTTGCCGGAGGCATCGCTTATTTGCATAGGTAATAGGTAATGGGGAATGGGGATTAGTTAGTGGTTAGTCGATAGTCGATAGTGGTCAACAACTGTCAACCCTTCGGGTTCGTCAGATGCACGACTGTCGGGAAACCCGCGATAGCGCACTGACTCACCAACAAATAACAACTATCAACCAACAACTAACATCACATCCCCATAATTTCATATCCTGCATCTACATACAGCACTTGTCCAGTAATTCCGCTGGCTAAATCGCTACATAAAAAAGCTGCTGCATTGCCTACTTCTAGTTGAGTGACGGTGCGTCGTAAAGGTGCAACTTGCTCTACATGATGAATCATATCCAAAATGCCGCCCACGGCACTAGATGCCAAAGTGCGAATCGGACCTGCGGAAATGGCATTTACACGAATATTTTGCGGACCTAATTCAGATGCAAGGTAACGCACGCTCATTTCTAATCCGGCTTTGGCGATTCCCATAACGTTGTAGTTAGGAACCACCTTAACGCCACCTAAATATGTGAGCGTAACAATGCTACCACCTTCTGTCATTAAAGGTTTAGCTGCACCTGCTAGCTGGATTAATGAGTAGGTGCTAACTTCTAAAGCTTTATTAAAACCTGGACGCGAGGTTTGACTAAAATTTCCAGTCAAATCTTCTTTGTTCGCAAAAGCAAGACAGTGGATCAAAATATCTAATTTGCCCCACTTTTCGGTGATTGTATTAAAAGTAGATTGAATTTGCTCATCATTTTCCACATTACACGGAATAAACAAACTAGGACTGAGGGGTTCGACCAATTCGGCAACTTTTTTTTCCATTTTACCTCGGTCATCCGGAAGGTAAGTAATACCGAGGTTGGCACCGCAAGAGTGCAGTTGTTGGGCTATTCCCCAAGCGATCGAGCGGTTGTTGGCAATGCCTGTGACTAGAGCGTTTTTCCCGGCGAGATTTAACATAAAAATTTTTAACGTACACGATCACAGATTGAGCATACTAGAATCTGAGCCTGGTTTGACGAGAGTTTGAAGCAGTATTTTGTCGTCGGTTCCTTGGGGAATGAATAAATTCTTGCTTCTTCCTTAAGATATTCTCAAGAAAGCGTGAATTTTTTTATAAAAAACCTGTTGAGTACAACTTTGGATCGTAGCTATTAAGGACTAGTAGCTGGAACTATCAAAAATTATGTATCATTATAAACAAATAGCTATGAATATATGACCATAAGTATAGTAAAGTACAAAAAGGTTGACGGTGTGTTATTGATTTTTCGGGTGTATTCTTAGGAAATCAGTTTTAGTTTTTCCGGCATTGGGTAGGGGAAGGTAGATGATCGTGGCACAAGATAAAGCCCTAGCAAATGTTTTTCGTCAAATGGCAACCGGAGCGTTTCCACCGGTTGTGGAAACGTTTGAACGCAATAAAACGATCTTTTTTCCTGGCGATCCTGCCGAAAGAGTTTATTTTCTTTTGAAAGGTGCTGTAAAACTTTCCAGGGTTTATGAGGCAGGAGAAGAAATAACAGTAGCACTGCTAAGGGAAAATAGCGTTTTTGGTGTATTGTCATTACTAACGGGAAATAAGTCAGATCGGTTTTACCATGCCGTTGCTTTTACACCCGTGGACTTGCTTTCAGCACCAATTGAACAGGTTGAGCAAGCACTGAAGGAAAATCCCGAATTGTCAATGTTAATGTTGCGGGGTCTATCTTCGCGGATTTTACAGACAGAGATGATGATTGAAACTCTCGCTCACCGAGATATGGGTTCGAGGTTGGTGAGTTTTCTGTTGATTCTGTGTCGGGATTTTGGCATTCCTTGTGCCGATGGAATTACAATTGATCTGAAGCTATCTCATCAGGCGATCGCTGAGGCAATTGGTTCGACTCGCGTCACCGTCACCCGCTTACTGGGCGATTTGCGCGAAAAGAAGATGATTTCCATTCACAAGAAAAAGATTACTGTTCACAAACCTGTTACTTTAAGTAGGCAATTTACTTAGCATACAATTGAGGCTTAGGCAATAGCGCTCTTTCATTTTTTAGAAATAATACCTAATTGTGAAGGTAAATCTAAAAAGGAAATTGCTCTAGCTATTGCCAAGCTCAAATTCACCGCAGAGAATGACTCAAAGTAGTAGGCTGTATCTGGAAGGATTCGGTAGCGTTATATGACCACCGGGTACATCCTCATAGCGGCAATTTTAATTATAGGGGGCGTGATAGCCACCGTGGGCGATCGCATTGGCACACGAGTTGGCAAAGCACGTCTCTCTCTATTCAAGCTGCGTCCTAAAAATACCGCAGTCGTGATAACTATTTTCACAGGTGGTTTAATTTCCGCATCAACTTTAGGGATTTTATTCGCAGCTGATGAAGGATTGCGTAAAGGAGTCTTTGAGCTAGAAAATATTCAAAGAGACTTGAGGCACAAGCGCGACCAGCTAAAAACCACAGAAGCGCAAAAAAGTCAAGTAGAGGTTGAGCTAGATAAGGCAAAAAAAGAACAAACCCAAGCTCAACAACAATTGCAGCAGACTAATCAATCGTTGAAAGAGGCAAATGCCAAACAACAAATTACACAAGCTCAATTGAACCGTACTATTGCTCAACAGGCTCAAACTCAAACGAACCTGCAACGCACTCAAAATCAGCTAAGTCAAGTTGTTAGTCGGTATCAACAAGCGATAAATCAACTCGAAAGCGTTTCCCAGCAACAGAAAGAACTATTGGCTGGAATTCAACGATTGCGCTCAGAACGCCAACGACTGTTTGATGAAGCCAAAAAAGCGATCGCAGAGGCTCAAACAGCAATTAAAAAACGCGATCGCGAACTTGCTAATCGGCAAGAAACTATTGAACAGCGCGATCAAAAAATTTCTCAACTAGATCGACTCATCAGAGAGCGCAATTCAGCAATTGCCTCGCGAGAGCAAGTAATTACCCAAAGAGAATCTCGGCTCAAAGAACTAGAAACACAACAGGACTATCTAGAACAGGAAGTCGCAAGGCTAGAAAAATATTACCAGTCTTTTCGCGACTTGCGTTTGGGTAAAGTTGCTTTGGTTCGGGGTCAAGTTATTGCTGCTGGGGTAATTCGCGCTCCTGAACCTGCCATTGCCCGTACTGCTGTGATTCAACTGTTACAAGAAGCTAACCGTAATGCCAACATAGAATTAGCTGAACCAAATACAAATCCTGTCAATAATGTGCAAATATTACGTGTTACCCAAGAGAGGGTTGAGCAACTCAGCAAGCAGATTAGTGATGGTCGAGAATACGCGGTGCGAATTTTCTCTGCTGGTAATTACGTCAGGGGTGAAAAGCAGATAGAATTTTTTGCCGATGCAGCGCGAAATCAAGTTGTCTTTACCGGGGGTGAAGTCGTGGCTACAACTACTGCCGATCCGAAAAGCATGACATCCTATCAGTTGCAGCAGCGGTTACAGCTGCTGATTTCTGCTTCTCAATTTCGCGCTCGTAATGCAGGAATTGTCGAAGATATTCAAGTAGAGGGTCCCGTCCTTCGCTTTATTGCTCAACTAAAGCAGTACGATCAACCTGTGGATATTAAAGCTGTTGCAGCAGAAGATATTTATACAGTCGGACCTCTGAAAGTGAGATTACTTGTTATACAAAACGGACAAATTATTTTTAGCACATAAAAATGAATGGGGAATGTGTAATTGGTAATGGGTAATGGGTAATGGGCGTTGTCAGAAAAGAAGATGAATGAAATTTGTGGAAAAAGGTGTTTTTATTTATGCGTACTAACTTAAGTATTAACTATTAACTATTGACGTATTTAATATGACTATTCGTGAATTTTCGCCGACGCAACCAGTGATTTTGGGCTTTGATCCGGGTAAAGATAAGTGTGGTTTAGCAGTGATGGGGCTAGATCGGCAACTGCATTATCATCAAGTTGTGTTATCAAGTGAAGCGATCGCAAGAATTGAGAAACTGCGCCAAAATTACCCGATTTCCTTGATGGTAATGGGCGACCAAACTACGGCAAAACGCTGGAAACAGCAAATAACTGAAGAAGTTAAAGAGCCGTTGAATATCATTTTAGTGGATGAGCGTTACACCAGCTTAGAAGCACGCGATCGCTATTGGCAAATGTACCCACCCAAAGGACTCTCGAAACTATTGCCACAAGGTATGCGACAACCACCAAGACCTATAGATGACATTGTTGCCATCCTCTTAATCGAAAGATACTTAAATCGCTTAACTGAATCAGCGGTATAAATTAATTGCGAACTTGCTAATCCCAAAGCGTCGGCTAGCTCATATTCTCACGTTCCCTATTTTCGCGTTCCCCATTACCCATTCCTTAAAGCCTTATAACTCAGCCCGAATAGTAAAAGCATAATCTCCTCCAGGCTCTAGTTCATAGTCTCGTTGCTCCAAGAAGCGACCGAGGGGTTCTTTAATTAACGCACGACCTTGAGAAGGCTTAACAGACAGTTCACCCCGGCGAAAATGCCATTGGAACTGCCACTCAAAGTCACCCGCGCTGACTTCACCTTCAAGGAAGCCGTGTTGCCAGGATTGGCGAGTAACCCTGACATGGGCAATGCTTTCTGGCAGACGTTTAGTACTCACTATGCTTTATGTCAAGTTTGAGATAAAGGTTGACCATGTAGGCTACTTCTACCATACATAGCTTAGATCCACAAACTGACATAGTGAGGATTTTTGTTGGGTGGATTGAGAATCAAACTCGTTCGACTTATTCGGCTAGTTCTCAAAAATGCTGACGGCGATGCCTACAATAAAGGCATCGCCTTAGAGATTTTAGATTTGCCATTAACCCAAAATCTAAAATCCTAAAGCGCGAATTACTTATTCACTGCTGCTGCTTCTCGCGCCGCAGTTGCTTGATCTGGGTGAATACCCAAGCGTGTAAGATTAATTCTACCCTTGTTATCAATCTCGCGCACTTTCACAATCACTTCATCACCAACTGCCACTTCATCTTCAACTTTGCCAACGCGGTAGTCAGCTAGTTGAGAAATATGGATCATTCCTTCTTTGCCAGGGAGAAATTCGACAAACGCCCCGATAGGTATAATCCGCGTCACGCGCCCAACATAGACATCACCTTCATGCAGCTTGCGCGTCATGCCTTGGACGATATTGCGTGCTTTTTTTGCCTTATTTTCATCCACCGCCGAAATCGTCACCGTGCCATCATCTTCGATGTCAATCTTAGCACCAGTTTCTTCAGTAATACCCTTAATCGTCTTGCCTCCGGGTCCGATGACCAGACCAATCATGTCTGGGTCAATCTTAATTGTCAACAAGCGTGGGGCATAAGGTGAGGTTTCAATGCGTGGTTGATCGATGCAGGTGAGCATTTTTTCCAGAATGTGCAATCTAGCAGATTTGGCTTGATTGACGGCTTGGGCGATAACTTCCAAGGACAAACCGGAGATTTTCATATCCATTTGCAAGGCGGTAATTCCAGTATCCGTCCCAGCAACTTTAAAGTCCATGTCGCCCAAAAAGTCTTCAATGCCCTGAATATCCGTGAGGATTCGCACTTCGTCCCCTTCTTTAATCAGACCCATTGCCGCACCGCTGACGGGTTTGGTAATTGGTACGCCAGCATCCATCAAAGCCAGGGTGGAACCGCACACAGAACCCATTGAAGTGGAACCGTTGGAAGAAAGTACTTCCGACACGACCCGAATCACGTAGGGAAATTGCTCTTTTGATGGTAACACGGGTAAGAGCGATCGCTCGGCTAGCGCCCCGTGACCAATTTCGCGTCGTCCTGGCGCCCGTAAAGGTTTAGTTTCCCCAACAGAGAAAGGGGGGAAGTTGTAATGGTGTATGTAACGTTTGGATTGGTCTATTTGCAAATCGTCGTTGAGATTTTGGGCATCTCCGGGTGTGCCAAGGGTGCAAGCAGTTAATACCTGAGTTAGTCCTCGGTTAAATAAACCGCTGCCGTGGACTCGTCGAGGTAATAAATTAACTTGACAAGAAACAGGACGCACTTCATCTAACTTGCGACCATCAACGCGAACGTTATCTTCGACGATTTGACGCCGCATTAACTGTTTGGTAATGTCTTTAAAAGTGTTACCTAGTGCTTTGCTATTTGCGGTTGCGGCTACTCGAATTGCGTCTTCTTCAGAAAGTTCGGCAATTTCTGTTTTAATTTTTTCCTTCACCTCATCCAAAGCGGTATCTCGTTCGGTTTTGGTGAAACTAAATTGTGAGAGGATTTTTTTTATTTCATCGTTAGCGCGATCGCGAATAAAATTCTCTAGCGTCAAGTCTACGGATGGTGGTTGTTGTTGCACCATTTGCAAACCCAGTTCTGCCATCAAATCTTCTTGCGCCTTAATTAAGTCGCGCACTGCTTCGTAACCAAAATCAATCGCCTCGATAATATCTCGTTCTGACAATTGATTTGCCCCAGCCTCTACCATGATCACACCATCCGGCGAACCTGCGACCACCAAATCCAGGTCACTGGCTTCTATTTCTGCATACGTGGGGTTAATTATAAAATCATCTCCCACCAAACCGACCCTGACTGCTGCCATCGGTCCATTAAAGGGTATCTGGGCAATCAGGGTAGCGATTGAAGCACCTGTAACCGCCAACACATCGGGTGGTACTTCTTCATCCATCGATAGGGTTACTGCGACAATTTGCAGGTCATCCCGCAACCATGAAGGGAACAAGGGACGCATCGGACGGTCAATTAGACGGCTAGTCAGAATTGTCTTTTCTGGGGGACGACCTTCTCGCCTCATTATCCCTCCAGGAATTCTACCTGCTGCATACAGTCTTTCTTCGTAATCTACGGTGAGGGGAAGAAAATCAATGCCTTCTCTGCCTGCGGATCGCGTAGCTGTCACTAAAACTGCTGTATCCCCAGATTGTATCAAGACTGACCCACCAGCCTGGGGAGCTAGTAAACCAACCTTCAGTCGAATATCCCGTCCGTCGAAGGATATTGACTTATCAACTTCTGCCATTCAGTTTTTTTTCCTTCTATGCACGCTATTCTCTTTCTGTGGCAATCCTAACATTTATGCACTATGGCTGGCGCAAGAACGTACATACAAAGATAAACAAGTGACTACGCACCTTTGCTCTTCATCGCTTGTCGGCTATCAGCTTGTTTGCCGCATAACTCTTAGCCTGAGGATGAATGTCTCAAACCTTGTCGATTGCTACACTCTTATTAAAGGTATATTAGTTTGAAAGCTCAAAAGCCGAACATCATTACAGGAGCGCCCAATTCCTTAATAAGTAATGCCCTTAGAACTTATTCATCTGGAAGATGCATCTAATAATCTTAGTTTTCCTCTTATTATCTACAAAACAAATCAATGGTTGTTGCTTATTACAATCGGTATTTCTCCAGGATGTATTACTTAATAAATACAAATATGGCGAAAGAGAAAATAAGCATTATTAAAAGATTTAGTTTGACATCAATCTGAGTAGTTAGCAAATGGCAATTTTACACGGTAGTTGGTTACTGCAAAATCAGGGCGGTTCTTTATTTGTTTGGGGAGAGACTTGGCGTTCATCGCGTGTGAATTTGTCTTTAGATGCCACGGATATCCCACCACATCCATTTGCCATCGATGCGATGGAATTAGTGGAATGGTTAAATTCGCGTCACATGACAATTGCCAAGTTCATACCGCAAGTAGGTGACGGTAAAACAAGGATAAAAAAAGTTGCAAATAATACTGATAATTTGCGTACTTACTCGCAAATAATTTCGTTACCGACTGATATTTTAGAAAGCGGTGAAGAAATAGCGATCGCTCCAAAACATTCTGCCACATTAGGAGAGCAAACAGAATCGCCACAATACCTGCAACCTTGGCGCGTTGAGGGTTTTTGTCTCAACCCAAACGAAGCAATGGAATTTCTCACTTCTCTACCCTTGAGTGCTGCTAAGGTCGAGGATGCTTTTTTAGGAGGAGATTTGCGCTTTTGGTCGCAAATTGCCCGTTGGAGTTTAGATTTAATCTCGCGAGGAAAATTTTTACCGACAATTCAAAGACAATCAGATGAGGCGTTCGCCGCTAAATGGCAAGCACTAATTGATAGTGCTGTCGATCAAACTCGTCTAGAAAAATTTTCCGCGAAGATGCCTTTGGTTTGCCGGACGTATGAGGGAATGGGGAATGGGGAAGGAGAAATTTCTAACTTTCCACTTCATGTAGAATTCCCCTTGCAACCTCAAGAATTGCTGTTGGGATTTCTTCACCAAACGATAGATTCTCAAGTTCGGCAAATGGTCGGTTCCCAACCTGTGATAGAAGCCAGGATAATGGCGTCTCTACCACCGGCGGTGAAGTTGTGGCTGCAAGCTTTAAATAGTACATCCCAGATCAACGCGGATACGGTGGGAGTGGAAAGGTTAGAAGCGGCGCTGAAAACTTGGACTTTGCCGGTACAATACGAACTGGCGGGAAAAACTTTATTTCGCACTTGTTTTGAACTGCGTCCTCCATCGGGGGATGCAGATTGGACATTAGCTTATTTCTTGCAAGCGGCTGACGATCCAGAATTTATAGTAGATGCCGCAACAATTTGGCGTAATCCAGTTGAGCAATTAATTATTCAAAATAGAACAATTGAACAGCCTCAAGAAACGTTTTTGCGCGGTTTGGGATTAGCTTCTCGATTGTACCCGCCAATTGCATCGAGTTTGGAAACGGAAAATCCTCAATCTTGCCGTCTCAATCCAATGCAAGGATATGAGTTTATCAAGTCGGTAGCGTGGCGTTTTGAAGACAATGGTTTAGGGGTAATTCTGCCTTCTAGTTTGGCAAATCGTGGGGATATTGCCAACAAATTAGGTTTAAAAATCACCGCACAAACGCAAAACAAACAGGGGCGTTTGGGTTTGCAAAGTCTGCTAAATTTTGAGTGGCAATTAGCTATTGGTGGACAGACAATTTCTAAAGCGCAATTTGATAGATTGGTGGCGTTAAATAGTCCGTTGGTGGAAATTAACGGTGAGTGGGTAGAGTTGCGTCCTCAAGATATTAAAACTGCTCAAACATTTTTTGCCTCTCGTAAAGAACAAATGACGCTTTCTTTAGAAGATGCTTTGCGTTTGAGTACTGGGGACACTCAGACAATTGAAAAATTACCAGTTGTTAGTTTTGAAGCGTCTGGAGCATTGCAAGAGTTAATTGGAGCTATAACAAATAATCAGGCGATCGCACCTTTACCCACACCAGAAAGCTTTCAAGGTCAATTACGACCTTATCAAGAACGAGGAGTGGCTTGGCTGGCATTTCTGGAACGTTGGGGTTTAGGTGCGTGTCTTGCCGACGATATGGGATTAGGTAAATGCTTGTCTGAAAACACACAAATATACGTTAATGGAAAACTAATCGCAGCACAAGAAATCTGGCACACCTACGCTGGAAAAACAGAGTTTGACGGTGAAGGATTTTGGGCAGAACCAACAGATGAATTGCTAGTAAATTCTATAGATGAAACTGGCAAAATTGTCTCGGCTCCGATTCAAAAGCTTTATCGGCAGCAAGTGCAGGAAAAGCT
Proteins encoded in this window:
- a CDS encoding polysaccharide biosynthesis/export family protein, encoding MLNTGMLKFFTQSVAGVALLMAVTVALPNVSQAQRQPRAATTQLDANYTLGGGDRIRVNVFEVPEYTGEYQIPPGGAINLPLIGSVAVQGLTTEQASDEIARRYARFLKRPLISVNLLSPRPINVIVAGEVSRPGAYSLSLQGGAGNDPGVQYPTVLAAITTAQGTLSNADITQVQLRRKLGRTGREQVVTINLKELIRTGRLSQDITLRDGDTIVVPTAARLDLAEARNLSAANFAADPTRPRTVAVVGEVNRPGSYLVTQGATEGGNAGGAAGVSITGQPTVTRALQLAGGITPQADIRNVKIRRQTRAGGEQIIDINLWQLLQSGDVNQDTIVQDGDTIFFPTATEINAADATVLANTTLSPATIQVGVVGEVKKPGTVEIKPNSSLNQALLAAGGFDGANASSSAVDLVRLNPDGSVTKRKVKVNFGADINSQTNPILRNNDVIVVYRSGTAKVGQTVGSVINPVAGVLGILRSLFLGF
- the fabI gene encoding enoyl-ACP reductase FabI, with protein sequence MLNLAGKNALVTGIANNRSIAWGIAQQLHSCGANLGITYLPDDRGKMEKKVAELVEPLSPSLFIPCNVENDEQIQSTFNTITEKWGKLDILIHCLAFANKEDLTGNFSQTSRPGFNKALEVSTYSLIQLAGAAKPLMTEGGSIVTLTYLGGVKVVPNYNVMGIAKAGLEMSVRYLASELGPQNIRVNAISAGPIRTLASSAVGGILDMIHHVEQVAPLRRTVTQLEVGNAAAFLCSDLASGITGQVLYVDAGYEIMGM
- a CDS encoding pre-16S rRNA-processing nuclease YqgF, producing MTIREFSPTQPVILGFDPGKDKCGLAVMGLDRQLHYHQVVLSSEAIARIEKLRQNYPISLMVMGDQTTAKRWKQQITEEVKEPLNIILVDERYTSLEARDRYWQMYPPKGLSKLLPQGMRQPPRPIDDIVAILLIERYLNRLTESAV
- a CDS encoding DUF3084 domain-containing protein, encoding MTTGYILIAAILIIGGVIATVGDRIGTRVGKARLSLFKLRPKNTAVVITIFTGGLISASTLGILFAADEGLRKGVFELENIQRDLRHKRDQLKTTEAQKSQVEVELDKAKKEQTQAQQQLQQTNQSLKEANAKQQITQAQLNRTIAQQAQTQTNLQRTQNQLSQVVSRYQQAINQLESVSQQQKELLAGIQRLRSERQRLFDEAKKAIAEAQTAIKKRDRELANRQETIEQRDQKISQLDRLIRERNSAIASREQVITQRESRLKELETQQDYLEQEVARLEKYYQSFRDLRLGKVALVRGQVIAAGVIRAPEPAIARTAVIQLLQEANRNANIELAEPNTNPVNNVQILRVTQERVEQLSKQISDGREYAVRIFSAGNYVRGEKQIEFFADAARNQVVFTGGEVVATTTADPKSMTSYQLQQRLQLLISASQFRARNAGIVEDIQVEGPVLRFIAQLKQYDQPVDIKAVAAEDIYTVGPLKVRLLVIQNGQIIFST
- a CDS encoding DUF3146 family protein; amino-acid sequence: MSTKRLPESIAHVRVTRQSWQHGFLEGEVSAGDFEWQFQWHFRRGELSVKPSQGRALIKEPLGRFLEQRDYELEPGGDYAFTIRAEL
- the hisB gene encoding imidazoleglycerol-phosphate dehydratase HisB; this encodes MQISDASGKDSVLRQLLSSHHDQPNKTSRIASVSRTTGETDVQVTINLDGTGICNAATGIPFLDHMLHQIASHGLIDLDVQAKGDLEIDDHHTNEDVGITLGQALSQALGDRKGIVRFGNFLAPLDEALIQVALDFSGRPHISYGLEIPTTRVGTYDTQLVREFFVAVVNHSQMTLHIRQLDGINSHHIIEATFKAFARAMRMAVEIDTRRAGMIPSSKGVL
- the ntcA gene encoding global nitrogen regulator NtcA, which gives rise to MIVAQDKALANVFRQMATGAFPPVVETFERNKTIFFPGDPAERVYFLLKGAVKLSRVYEAGEEITVALLRENSVFGVLSLLTGNKSDRFYHAVAFTPVDLLSAPIEQVEQALKENPELSMLMLRGLSSRILQTEMMIETLAHRDMGSRLVSFLLILCRDFGIPCADGITIDLKLSHQAIAEAIGSTRVTVTRLLGDLREKKMISIHKKKITVHKPVTLSRQFT
- a CDS encoding ABC transporter ATP-binding protein, with translation MKSVAPSFDSQLNTTDHPPVVLTSELRKVYRTGFWMNQKVVSLKSCSLKVYKGETFGLLGPNGAGKTTLLKLLLGVIRPTAGRGLLLGRPLGDRTVKERIGYLPENAYLYDYLTGWEFLQLAAGLFQIPQSVQRQRIPELVELVGLSLTDARKKPLRRYSKGMLQRVGMAQALINDPELVFLDEPMSGLDPVGRYQMREIILSLKEKGKTIFFNSHILSEVEKICDRVAILSQGQLICSGSLNQLLGTKSTYRVKGQGGDSEVLKKWIPSLEFEPDGSWQGELQENYYDFLASLRLMNGQIIAMNLSGLSLEEFFMQQVKK